The Anoplopoma fimbria isolate UVic2021 breed Golden Eagle Sablefish chromosome 20, Afim_UVic_2022, whole genome shotgun sequence genome includes a window with the following:
- the ica1 gene encoding islet cell autoantigen 1 isoform X2 — protein sequence MEGGNFGYPQDYFDRFMQSQDSSVVNKFQQRYWKTKQTFIKVTGKKEDEHVVASDADLDGKLEVFHSVQRTCMELLKVIEQYQRRICFLSQEENELGRFLRSQGSQDKTRAGKIMQATGKALCFSSQQRLALRNPLCRLYQEVETFRYRAISDTWLTVNRMEQSRTEYRGALLWMKDVSQELDPDTHKQMEKFRKVQAQVRTTKTSFDKLKNDVCQKVDLLGASRCNLLSHVLTTYQTTLLHFWEKTSHTMAAIHESFKGCQHYEFSALKTLQGPMDKLAKKKGKKRMKAEAGDGKKAETTDDQLISLEYENTSDMTGGELEGEDKDSMALLNEILGSMSVDEGDFSREWTEVFGDTDEGMIAALGKPAEAQQKENSYFLPSHLLDQSLNNQQSSLSDWASVAPQAAAAVATEKDPSSGANQNPSKPAAKEKAGTSKDLSAWFNLFADLDPLSNPDAVGKTGREHELHNA from the exons ATGGAGGGAGGAAACTT CGGCTACCCTCAAGACTATTTCGACCGCTTCATGCAAAGCCAAGACTCGTCTGTGGTGAACAAGTTCCAGCAGAGGTACTGGAAGACCAAACAGACGTTCATCAAGGTCACGGGGAAGAAAGAGGACGAACACGTGGTGGCGTCAGATGCGGATCTGGACGGCAAgctggag GTTTTCCACTCCGTCCAGAGAACATGCATGGAGCTGCTAAAGGTCATCGAGCAGTACCAGAGGAGGATCTGCT TTCTCTCCCAAGAGGAGAACGAGCTGGGTCGTTTCCTGCGCTCCCAGGGCTCGCAGGATAAAACCAGGGCTGGAAAGATCATGCAGGCCACAGGGAAAgccctctgcttctcctcccaACAAAG ATTGGCTCTGAGGAACCCTCTGTGCCGCTTGTACCAGGAGGTGGAAACGTTTCGCTACCGAGCGATCTCGGACACGTGGCTGACGGTGAACCGGATGGAGCAGTCCAGGACCGAATACCGCGGGGCGCTGCTTTGGATGAAGGATGTGTCACAGGAGCTGGATCCAGATACTCACAAACAGATGGAGAAGTTTCGCAAG GTTCAGGCCCAGGTGCGCACGACCAAAACAAGCTTTGACAAACTGAAGAATGATGTCTGCCAAAAGGTGGACCTGCTGGGAGCCAGTCGCTGCAACCTGCTCTCTCACGTTCTAACCACATATCAG ACGACACTTTTGCACTTCTGGGAGAAGACATCCCACACTATGGCGGCCATTCACGAGAGCTTCAAGGGCTGTCAGCATTATGAGTTCTCCGCTCTTAAG ACTTTACAAGGCCCCATGGACAAGCTGGCTaagaagaaagggaagaagagaaTGAAAGCAGAGGCCGGAGATGGAAAGAAAGCCGAGACCACAGACGACCA ACTCATCTCACTAGAATATGAAAACACCAGCGATATGACCGGAGGAg AGTTAGAGGGAGAGGATAAGGACAGCATGGCCTTACTGAATGAGATCCTGGGCAGCATGTCTGTGGATGAGGGAGACTTCTCTCGAGAGTGGACGGAAGTGTTTGGAGACACTGATGAAGGAATGATCGCAGCGTTGGGTAAACCGGCGGAGGCCCAGCAGAAGGAAAACTCCTACTTTCTACCATCTCATCTGTTGGACCAGAGCTTGAATAATCAACAGTCTTCCCTCTCAG ATTGGGCCAGCGTCGCTCCACAGGCCGCCGCCGCCGTGGCCACGGAGAAGGATCCCTCATCTGGAGCCAATCAGAACCCTTCTAAACCGGCAGCGAAAG AGAAAGCCGGGACGTCCAAAGACCTCTCGGCGTGGTTCAACCTGTTTGCCGATCTGGACCCCCTCTCCAATCCCGATGCGGTCGGCAAAACGGGCCGAGAGCACGAACTTCACAACGCATAG
- the ica1 gene encoding islet cell autoantigen 1 isoform X1, whose translation MEGGNFGYPQDYFDRFMQSQDSSVVNKFQQRYWKTKQTFIKVTGKKEDEHVVASDADLDGKLEVFHSVQRTCMELLKVIEQYQRRICFLSQEENELGRFLRSQGSQDKTRAGKIMQATGKALCFSSQQRLALRNPLCRLYQEVETFRYRAISDTWLTVNRMEQSRTEYRGALLWMKDVSQELDPDTHKQMEKFRKVQAQVRTTKTSFDKLKNDVCQKVDLLGASRCNLLSHVLTTYQTTLLHFWEKTSHTMAAIHESFKGCQHYEFSALKTLQGPMDKLAKKKGKKRMKAEAGDGKKAETTDDQLISLEYENTSDMTGGGKIQQYVLSAYPELEGEDKDSMALLNEILGSMSVDEGDFSREWTEVFGDTDEGMIAALGKPAEAQQKENSYFLPSHLLDQSLNNQQSSLSDWASVAPQAAAAVATEKDPSSGANQNPSKPAAKEKAGTSKDLSAWFNLFADLDPLSNPDAVGKTGREHELHNA comes from the exons ATGGAGGGAGGAAACTT CGGCTACCCTCAAGACTATTTCGACCGCTTCATGCAAAGCCAAGACTCGTCTGTGGTGAACAAGTTCCAGCAGAGGTACTGGAAGACCAAACAGACGTTCATCAAGGTCACGGGGAAGAAAGAGGACGAACACGTGGTGGCGTCAGATGCGGATCTGGACGGCAAgctggag GTTTTCCACTCCGTCCAGAGAACATGCATGGAGCTGCTAAAGGTCATCGAGCAGTACCAGAGGAGGATCTGCT TTCTCTCCCAAGAGGAGAACGAGCTGGGTCGTTTCCTGCGCTCCCAGGGCTCGCAGGATAAAACCAGGGCTGGAAAGATCATGCAGGCCACAGGGAAAgccctctgcttctcctcccaACAAAG ATTGGCTCTGAGGAACCCTCTGTGCCGCTTGTACCAGGAGGTGGAAACGTTTCGCTACCGAGCGATCTCGGACACGTGGCTGACGGTGAACCGGATGGAGCAGTCCAGGACCGAATACCGCGGGGCGCTGCTTTGGATGAAGGATGTGTCACAGGAGCTGGATCCAGATACTCACAAACAGATGGAGAAGTTTCGCAAG GTTCAGGCCCAGGTGCGCACGACCAAAACAAGCTTTGACAAACTGAAGAATGATGTCTGCCAAAAGGTGGACCTGCTGGGAGCCAGTCGCTGCAACCTGCTCTCTCACGTTCTAACCACATATCAG ACGACACTTTTGCACTTCTGGGAGAAGACATCCCACACTATGGCGGCCATTCACGAGAGCTTCAAGGGCTGTCAGCATTATGAGTTCTCCGCTCTTAAG ACTTTACAAGGCCCCATGGACAAGCTGGCTaagaagaaagggaagaagagaaTGAAAGCAGAGGCCGGAGATGGAAAGAAAGCCGAGACCACAGACGACCA ACTCATCTCACTAGAATATGAAAACACCAGCGATATGACCGGAGGAggtaaaatacaacaatatgtT CTCTCTGCATATCCAGAGTTAGAGGGAGAGGATAAGGACAGCATGGCCTTACTGAATGAGATCCTGGGCAGCATGTCTGTGGATGAGGGAGACTTCTCTCGAGAGTGGACGGAAGTGTTTGGAGACACTGATGAAGGAATGATCGCAGCGTTGGGTAAACCGGCGGAGGCCCAGCAGAAGGAAAACTCCTACTTTCTACCATCTCATCTGTTGGACCAGAGCTTGAATAATCAACAGTCTTCCCTCTCAG ATTGGGCCAGCGTCGCTCCACAGGCCGCCGCCGCCGTGGCCACGGAGAAGGATCCCTCATCTGGAGCCAATCAGAACCCTTCTAAACCGGCAGCGAAAG AGAAAGCCGGGACGTCCAAAGACCTCTCGGCGTGGTTCAACCTGTTTGCCGATCTGGACCCCCTCTCCAATCCCGATGCGGTCGGCAAAACGGGCCGAGAGCACGAACTTCACAACGCATAG